From one Sulfurovum sp. UBA12169 genomic stretch:
- a CDS encoding trigger factor has product MKVTVNKIDNANVLVSGTIENSVIAQNVDKLAAKAGKEMKVDGFRKGKVPAHVVKKMHGEKLVQDAEGEALRDLMDQGVKEAGINASEILGQPIFKKYEKTDAAINVEVEISTRPNFDTKGYEEIIPTFEQPAASSEEIEERLQSLASAQAPFQKIKRKRMVKDGDMTVIDFEGFVDGVAFAGGKAEKFSLKIGSGQFIPGFEEQIIGMQYEEEKTIKVTFPETYQAKDLAGKEAEFKVKLHEIQEQVPAAVDDEFAKKMLQGDENATLEMLKEKVKDQIVAEKVSKIYNDELKPKLIEALVEKFDFALPSNIVEQEIDAKINEKARAMSQEELNDFKEHPEKVEALRDEVRKDAADSVKATFIVDALAKKEEISVNDQEVTQVIYYEAMMHGQNPQEMIKYYQKNNLLPAIKMGMIEDKLFSKLLGLHQ; this is encoded by the coding sequence GTGAAAGTTACGGTAAATAAAATAGATAACGCCAATGTGTTGGTGAGCGGCACGATAGAAAACAGTGTAATAGCGCAAAACGTCGATAAACTTGCAGCAAAAGCAGGCAAAGAGATGAAGGTGGACGGCTTTAGAAAAGGAAAAGTTCCAGCACACGTGGTTAAAAAAATGCACGGTGAAAAATTGGTGCAAGATGCTGAAGGAGAGGCATTGAGAGACCTTATGGATCAGGGAGTAAAAGAGGCCGGAATCAATGCTTCTGAAATTCTCGGCCAGCCTATTTTCAAAAAATACGAAAAGACAGATGCAGCCATAAACGTAGAAGTAGAAATTTCTACAAGACCAAATTTTGATACCAAGGGATACGAAGAGATTATCCCGACTTTTGAGCAGCCTGCAGCTTCTTCCGAAGAGATAGAGGAAAGACTTCAGAGTTTGGCTTCTGCGCAAGCGCCATTCCAAAAAATCAAAAGAAAAAGAATGGTTAAAGACGGAGATATGACCGTGATTGATTTCGAAGGATTTGTCGATGGTGTTGCTTTTGCAGGAGGCAAAGCGGAAAAGTTTAGTCTTAAAATCGGATCAGGACAATTTATCCCTGGATTTGAAGAGCAGATCATCGGTATGCAGTATGAAGAAGAAAAAACGATCAAAGTTACTTTCCCGGAAACATACCAAGCAAAAGATTTGGCAGGCAAAGAGGCGGAGTTCAAGGTAAAACTTCATGAAATTCAAGAACAAGTACCTGCTGCCGTAGATGATGAGTTTGCGAAGAAAATGTTGCAGGGTGATGAAAATGCTACATTGGAAATGCTTAAAGAGAAAGTGAAAGACCAAATCGTAGCAGAAAAAGTTTCCAAAATTTATAATGACGAACTTAAGCCAAAATTGATTGAAGCATTGGTAGAGAAGTTTGATTTTGCATTGCCTAGCAATATTGTAGAGCAAGAGATTGATGCAAAAATAAACGAAAAAGCCAGAGCGATGAGCCAAGAAGAACTGAATGATTTCAAAGAGCATCCTGAAAAAGTTGAAGCACTTCGTGATGAGGTAAGAAAAGATGCTGCAGATAGTGTAAAGGCGACCTTTATCGTAGATGCATTGGCAAAAAAAGAAGAGATCAGTGTTAATGATCAAGAGGTAACGCAGGTGATTTATTATGAGGCGATGATGCATGGGCAAAATCCACAAGAAATGATCAAATATTACCAGAAGAACAATTTGCTTCCAGCTATAAAAATGGGCATGATTGAAGATAAACTCTTTTCAAAACTTTTAGGTTTGCATCAATAA
- a CDS encoding A/G-specific adenine glycosylase, which produces MPKSLAQIHKNIQNWYQKHGRLDLPWRNTDNLYYIYISEVMLQQTQVKTVLERYYLPFIERFPTLKALGEAPLDDVLKMWEGLGYYNRAKNLHQTATLVEILPHEIDKLIRLPGIGKNTAHAIAAFAFKQPVPVMEANVKRILCRLHRLKDPEEKQLWEIADKMLDRLHSFNYNQAMMDIGAMICLSGNPKCESCPLIDFCKGKENPDLYPAKKKKVAPLKKQNILVRIYKNKLALTQRKTKLLHGLWGFESIDTLPCAAKCIGEVSHAYSHFKLQCKVFVYEERSIGQGIYFNSDEIKKLAISKIDEKILKLFLLQCEKD; this is translated from the coding sequence ATGCCAAAATCCCTTGCACAAATCCATAAAAATATCCAAAACTGGTATCAAAAACACGGTCGGCTAGACCTGCCTTGGCGCAATACCGACAACCTTTACTATATTTATATTAGCGAGGTCATGCTCCAGCAGACACAAGTTAAAACCGTTTTGGAACGCTACTATTTGCCTTTTATTGAACGCTTTCCCACGCTCAAAGCATTGGGCGAAGCGCCGCTGGATGACGTACTTAAGATGTGGGAAGGATTAGGGTACTACAACCGCGCCAAAAACCTTCATCAAACTGCTACACTTGTAGAGATCCTTCCCCATGAGATAGACAAACTTATCAGGCTGCCGGGCATAGGAAAAAATACCGCGCATGCCATCGCTGCTTTTGCCTTTAAGCAGCCCGTACCTGTGATGGAAGCCAATGTCAAACGTATTTTATGCCGGCTGCACCGGTTGAAAGATCCGGAAGAAAAACAACTGTGGGAGATAGCCGACAAGATGCTGGACCGGCTTCATTCCTTTAATTACAATCAGGCGATGATGGATATCGGTGCGATGATCTGTCTGTCCGGGAATCCCAAATGTGAGAGTTGTCCCCTCATAGATTTCTGCAAAGGAAAAGAGAACCCTGATCTCTATCCCGCCAAAAAGAAAAAAGTCGCGCCGCTTAAAAAACAAAATATCCTTGTGCGAATCTACAAAAATAAACTTGCCCTTACCCAAAGAAAAACAAAACTGCTGCACGGACTTTGGGGATTTGAAAGCATCGATACTCTGCCTTGCGCCGCAAAGTGCATAGGAGAAGTTTCGCACGCCTACTCGCACTTCAAGCTTCAATGCAAGGTTTTTGTTTATGAGGAGCGCAGCATCGGACAGGGAATTTATTTTAATTCCGACGAGATCAAAAAACTCGCCATCTCCAAAATAGACGAGAAGATACTTAAACTCTTTTTGCTACAATGTGAAAAAGATTAA
- the folE gene encoding GTP cyclohydrolase I FolE, with protein sequence MDKEKEFEEAVTKILELLGEDPQREGLLKTPNRVVKALQFLTEGYHQDPKEILNQALFSTSNDEMVLVRDIEFYSMCEHHMLPIIGRVHVAYIPDGQVVGLSKIPRIVNVYARRLQIQEQMTEQIADAILETIKPKGVAVVVHARHMCMEMRGVQKINSTTVSSALRGLFKKDERTRSEFYNLINTPTPSNF encoded by the coding sequence ATGGATAAAGAAAAAGAATTTGAAGAGGCAGTTACTAAAATCCTTGAGCTTTTAGGCGAAGATCCCCAAAGAGAAGGATTGCTCAAAACACCAAACCGTGTAGTTAAGGCATTGCAATTTTTAACAGAAGGGTACCATCAGGATCCCAAAGAGATCTTAAATCAAGCGCTCTTTTCCACAAGCAATGACGAGATGGTACTGGTTCGCGACATTGAATTTTACTCAATGTGTGAACACCATATGCTTCCGATCATAGGCCGCGTGCATGTAGCCTATATTCCCGATGGCCAAGTTGTTGGGCTTTCGAAAATCCCCCGCATCGTCAATGTCTATGCCAGACGCTTGCAGATACAAGAGCAGATGACTGAGCAGATCGCTGACGCTATTTTGGAGACCATCAAGCCAAAAGGTGTTGCCGTAGTAGTTCATGCGCGTCATATGTGCATGGAGATGAGAGGCGTACAGAAAATTAACTCCACAACTGTAAGTTCGGCCCTTCGAGGTCTTTTCAAAAAAGACGAGCGCACCAGAAGCGAGTTTTATAATCTTATCAACACGCCCACTCCTTCCAATTTTTAA
- the nifS gene encoding cysteine desulfurase, NifS family: MRVYLDNNATTIVDPHVFEAMEPYFVQKYGNPNSLHAFASETHPAIKQAMEKIYAGIHAPKEDSVVITSCATESNNWVLKSIYFQYILTGRKNHIILSEVEHPSIIATAKFIESMGCRVTYLPINHEGLIDPQSVRDNITDKTALVSVMWVNNETGAIFPVQEIGDICAEHKVLFHTDAVQAIGKLPVDVQSFKVDYLTMSAHKFHGPKGVGALYMKKGKELLPLLHGGSQMGGYRSGTLNVPGIVGMGKAMEQAVDALDFEMSDIREMRDAFENELLEIPDTFVVTPREKRAPNTILISFRGIEGESMLWDLNREGVAASTGSACASEDLESNPVMEAIGAEADLAHTAVRFSLSRYTTQEELDYTLEVVKRAVVRLRGISSSYAYAPEGYKGGN; this comes from the coding sequence ATGCGAGTCTATCTAGACAATAATGCAACCACCATCGTCGATCCCCATGTATTTGAAGCCATGGAGCCCTATTTTGTACAAAAATACGGCAACCCAAACTCTTTGCATGCCTTTGCAAGCGAAACGCATCCGGCGATCAAACAGGCTATGGAGAAAATCTATGCGGGTATCCATGCGCCCAAAGAAGATAGCGTGGTTATTACCTCCTGCGCAACAGAGAGCAACAACTGGGTGCTTAAAAGTATTTACTTTCAGTATATTCTCACAGGAAGAAAGAACCATATTATTCTTAGCGAAGTGGAACACCCCTCTATCATTGCTACCGCAAAGTTCATTGAGAGTATGGGGTGCAGAGTTACCTATCTTCCAATTAACCACGAAGGACTGATAGATCCCCAAAGCGTAAGGGACAATATTACCGATAAAACTGCTTTAGTTTCAGTCATGTGGGTCAACAATGAAACAGGAGCTATCTTTCCCGTGCAAGAAATAGGCGATATATGCGCTGAGCATAAAGTACTCTTCCACACCGATGCGGTGCAAGCCATAGGGAAATTACCCGTGGATGTACAAAGTTTTAAGGTTGACTACCTCACAATGTCTGCGCACAAATTTCACGGACCAAAAGGCGTCGGTGCACTCTATATGAAAAAAGGCAAAGAGTTGTTGCCGCTTCTGCATGGAGGATCCCAAATGGGAGGCTACCGGTCGGGAACTCTTAATGTTCCTGGCATTGTAGGCATGGGCAAAGCTATGGAACAAGCAGTAGATGCGCTTGACTTTGAGATGAGCGACATCCGTGAAATGAGAGATGCGTTTGAAAATGAACTTCTTGAAATTCCGGATACATTTGTGGTCACACCCAGAGAGAAGAGAGCGCCCAACACCATCCTTATCTCTTTCAGGGGGATTGAAGGCGAATCTATGCTATGGGATCTCAACCGTGAAGGAGTTGCAGCAAGTACCGGTTCAGCCTGTGCAAGCGAAGATTTGGAATCCAACCCCGTCATGGAAGCCATAGGGGCGGAGGCGGATTTAGCTCATACCGCTGTGAGATTTTCACTAAGCCGTTATACAACGCAAGAAGAACTCGACTACACGCTTGAGGTAGTCAAAAGAGCCGTGGTAAGACTTCGAGGCATTTCAAGCTCTTATGCTTATGCGCCCGAGGGTTACAAGGGCGGAAATTAA
- a CDS encoding iron-sulfur cluster assembly scaffold protein NifU, with protein MGMDSLIGGTIWSEYSQKVTDSMNNPTHKGEITQEQADAMGAKLIVADFGAESCGDAVRLYWAVDPKTDIILDAKFKSFGCGTAIASSNTMVELCIGKTVDEAVKITNIDVESAMRDTPDVPAVPPQKMHCSVMAYDVIKKAAALYKGVDMASFENEIIVCECARVSLSTLREVIRLNDLTTVEQITDYTKAGAFCKSCIRPGGHEAKDIYLVDLLEEYEKEKMAKAADASASGVAIDFAQMTVVQKLKAVDKVIDTNIRQMLIMDGGDMEILDIKENGAHFDIYIRYLGACSGCASSSTGTLFAIENILREKLDENIRVLPI; from the coding sequence ATGGGAATGGACAGTTTAATCGGCGGAACCATCTGGTCTGAATACAGTCAAAAAGTGACAGACTCAATGAATAACCCAACACACAAGGGAGAAATCACCCAGGAGCAGGCAGATGCGATGGGAGCAAAGCTTATCGTAGCAGATTTTGGTGCTGAGAGTTGCGGGGATGCGGTAAGACTTTACTGGGCGGTTGATCCCAAAACCGACATCATTCTTGATGCCAAATTTAAAAGTTTTGGATGCGGCACAGCAATTGCCAGCTCTAATACAATGGTAGAGCTATGCATAGGTAAAACCGTTGATGAGGCGGTAAAAATCACAAACATTGATGTAGAAAGCGCGATGAGAGATACGCCGGATGTTCCTGCCGTACCGCCTCAGAAAATGCACTGTTCGGTTATGGCCTATGATGTAATCAAAAAAGCGGCTGCGCTCTATAAGGGTGTAGATATGGCGAGCTTTGAAAACGAAATTATCGTCTGCGAATGCGCCCGCGTCAGTCTCTCTACTCTCAGAGAAGTCATTCGCCTTAACGATCTTACGACTGTTGAGCAGATCACAGATTATACCAAAGCGGGGGCTTTTTGCAAATCATGTATCAGACCCGGGGGGCATGAAGCAAAAGATATCTATCTCGTTGACTTGCTCGAAGAGTATGAAAAAGAAAAAATGGCTAAGGCAGCGGATGCTTCTGCGAGCGGGGTAGCTATTGATTTTGCTCAAATGACAGTCGTTCAAAAATTAAAAGCTGTGGATAAAGTAATTGATACAAATATCCGCCAAATGCTCATTATGGACGGCGGGGATATGGAGATTTTGGACATCAAAGAAAACGGTGCGCACTTTGATATTTATATCAGATATCTCGGTGCATGCAGCGGCTGTGCGAGTTCATCCACGGGTACGCTTTTTGCGATAGAAAATATTCTTAGAGAGAAACTTGACGAAAATATACGGGTTCTTCCTATTTAA
- a CDS encoding CoA activase: protein MNYFVGIDIGSTAIKVSVTDENKRLVGFKINASGSMFYKYAKETLQSLLDELNISRDKIAYTVATGYGRKLFKEADENISEITANAIGAQEAAREYGEIKTIINIGGQDSKAISLDNEGNVVNFAMNDRCAAGTGKFLDVVAMNLEIGVDELSDYHFKSTGTPLSISSTCAVFAESEIIGLLGSNHSVQDIVAGVHYSIAKRIVKLVKRVGIKETVYFDGGPALNAGLVHAIENELGKKIFVPKYPQITTSFGAAVLACDAFRSMPEIEREF, encoded by the coding sequence GTGAACTATTTTGTAGGGATAGATATCGGCTCAACGGCGATCAAGGTTTCCGTGACGGATGAAAATAAACGTTTGGTCGGATTTAAAATCAATGCGAGCGGGAGCATGTTTTATAAATATGCCAAAGAAACTTTGCAAAGTTTGCTGGATGAATTGAACATCAGCCGGGATAAAATCGCATATACTGTCGCAACCGGATACGGCAGAAAACTGTTTAAAGAGGCAGATGAAAACATCAGCGAAATTACTGCCAACGCGATAGGGGCACAAGAGGCGGCAAGAGAATACGGAGAGATAAAAACAATCATCAATATCGGAGGACAAGACAGCAAAGCAATTTCGCTGGACAATGAAGGCAATGTGGTAAATTTCGCGATGAATGACCGTTGTGCCGCAGGAACCGGAAAATTTTTGGATGTGGTGGCAATGAATTTGGAGATAGGTGTTGATGAGCTTAGCGACTATCATTTTAAATCAACAGGAACTCCCCTCTCGATCAGCAGCACCTGTGCAGTTTTTGCCGAATCGGAGATCATCGGACTGCTGGGAAGCAACCACAGTGTCCAGGATATCGTGGCCGGAGTTCATTATTCTATTGCCAAAAGAATCGTGAAGCTGGTTAAAAGGGTCGGCATCAAAGAAACTGTCTATTTTGACGGCGGACCGGCTTTGAATGCCGGACTGGTTCATGCCATCGAAAATGAACTCGGAAAAAAGATATTTGTACCCAAATATCCGCAAATTACGACCTCTTTCGGTGCTGCCGTTTTGGCATGCGATGCTTTTAGAAGTATGCCGGAAATTGAGCGTGAGTTTTAG
- a CDS encoding 2-hydroxyglutaryl-CoA dehydratase, with the protein MIDNVKHTIETPKQKQNRHKAMEAVKVLNIIREEFKEPPKAMNYFYDLFEKVYCKQEALHADKVKIGTMCIQIPSEIIYALDAVPLRLCNGFYTDDEIGSDLMPSKSCPLVKATVGHLASENFSDKPDIIFSPTTCDQKTKAGAIIENFGYEVVDVDFPRTKESEESREYWRRSIRRFSSDLSKNLGKKLTKKNLKASIRKIGYAQTLYHRLNDFRKNNTVPILGKDMFMVTNAFFFDKIDNWIEAVEKLIEETEQRAANQMHAGGKMSPRIVYTGSPPIFPNYKIPLIVEQSDAIIVADETCSSNRMFNDRVSVDEWFLNDMIDSIADKYLKGCTCPIFSKNDDRIRRIVDLFKSYNADGVIYQAFAGCQVYEMEQRSVLAAMEKNGIPILYIESDYSPSQQGQLTTRVEAFVESLKNRRRMKK; encoded by the coding sequence ATGATTGATAATGTAAAACATACAATAGAAACACCCAAGCAAAAACAAAACAGACATAAGGCCATGGAAGCGGTAAAAGTACTCAATATCATTAGGGAAGAGTTTAAAGAACCGCCAAAAGCGATGAATTATTTTTATGACTTATTTGAAAAAGTGTATTGCAAGCAAGAAGCACTGCATGCCGATAAAGTGAAAATCGGCACCATGTGCATTCAGATACCTTCTGAGATCATCTATGCGCTCGATGCTGTTCCTTTAAGACTTTGCAATGGGTTTTATACGGATGATGAGATAGGAAGTGATTTGATGCCTTCGAAATCCTGCCCGCTCGTAAAAGCAACAGTGGGCCATTTGGCTTCGGAAAATTTCAGCGATAAACCCGATATCATTTTCTCTCCAACGACCTGTGATCAAAAAACCAAAGCGGGAGCCATCATAGAAAATTTTGGTTATGAGGTAGTCGATGTAGATTTTCCAAGAACAAAAGAGAGTGAAGAAAGCAGGGAATACTGGAGAAGAAGTATACGAAGATTTAGCAGCGATCTGTCCAAAAATCTTGGCAAGAAACTAACAAAGAAAAATCTTAAAGCCTCCATCCGAAAAATAGGATATGCCCAAACGCTCTATCATAGACTCAATGATTTTAGAAAAAACAATACCGTTCCTATTTTAGGCAAAGATATGTTTATGGTTACCAATGCTTTTTTCTTTGACAAAATAGACAACTGGATAGAGGCTGTTGAAAAGCTTATAGAAGAAACAGAACAAAGAGCCGCAAATCAAATGCATGCCGGCGGCAAAATGAGTCCGAGAATTGTTTATACGGGCTCACCTCCTATCTTTCCAAACTATAAAATTCCTTTGATTGTTGAACAGTCAGATGCCATTATCGTTGCGGATGAAACGTGCAGTTCAAACAGGATGTTTAATGACAGGGTAAGTGTTGATGAGTGGTTTTTAAATGATATGATTGATTCGATAGCAGACAAATATCTAAAGGGGTGTACTTGTCCTATTTTTTCAAAAAATGATGACAGAATCAGAAGAATAGTTGATCTTTTTAAGAGTTACAACGCCGATGGAGTGATTTATCAGGCATTTGCCGGATGCCAAGTGTATGAAATGGAGCAAAGAAGTGTTCTTGCAGCAATGGAAAAAAATGGGATTCCGATTTTATATATCGAAAGTGATTACAGTCCCTCGCAGCAGGGGCAGCTTACAACAAGGGTGGAAGCATTTGTGGAATCGTTAAAAAATAGACGGAGAATGAAAAAGTGA
- a CDS encoding 4Fe-4S ferredoxin: MKNKIRRMINTMPLNKVRFWIQLSMFVLFVYGGYVLIDFGSSIPIFACPYNSETGATCYFMPLQHQLAMPANVLFGAAAISVLVGLLTFIAWFVFLNKAWCGYVCPFGTLQDWITALRKKLGIRYGTYSQTQFEKLSKIKYIFLAIVIVIPLLMGIGVLGREWSGAFCQICPARVISPMFSGDFSQWKIDFSTVTSMILTTIGVLFAAIFFVGSFIKKRFFCFFCPMSALHYTLSDLSLLKLRKDGDKCTKCGDCYRVCDMQIKDIADDVISTNILRDDCMFCMKCVAACPEDDALHVDILNMRVFSSTKEGFAKRMGMEKPEKNND; this comes from the coding sequence ATGAAAAATAAAATCAGACGTATGATCAACACTATGCCCCTAAACAAAGTAAGATTTTGGATACAGCTGTCCATGTTTGTACTCTTTGTGTACGGCGGATATGTTTTGATAGATTTCGGCTCAAGCATCCCGATATTTGCCTGTCCGTACAATAGCGAAACGGGAGCGACCTGCTACTTTATGCCTTTGCAGCATCAGCTTGCCATGCCTGCAAATGTGCTTTTTGGGGCTGCGGCTATTTCGGTGCTTGTGGGATTGCTGACTTTTATCGCCTGGTTTGTCTTTTTAAATAAAGCCTGGTGCGGCTATGTGTGCCCGTTTGGCACCTTGCAAGACTGGATAACGGCATTGAGAAAAAAACTCGGGATCAGATACGGCACCTACTCTCAGACGCAGTTTGAAAAGCTCTCTAAAATCAAATACATTTTTTTGGCCATCGTCATTGTGATCCCTTTGCTGATGGGGATCGGGGTCTTGGGAAGGGAATGGTCGGGCGCTTTTTGCCAGATATGCCCTGCGCGCGTCATCTCCCCGATGTTTTCAGGAGATTTTTCCCAATGGAAAATCGATTTTTCGACGGTTACTTCCATGATCCTAACGACAATCGGGGTTTTGTTCGCCGCAATATTTTTTGTGGGAAGTTTTATAAAAAAAAGATTTTTTTGCTTTTTTTGTCCTATGAGCGCACTGCATTATACGTTGTCTGATCTGTCGCTTTTGAAGCTTAGAAAGGACGGAGACAAATGTACTAAATGCGGAGATTGCTATAGGGTGTGCGACATGCAGATCAAAGATATCGCCGATGATGTCATAAGTACAAATATCCTAAGGGATGATTGCATGTTTTGTATGAAATGTGTGGCTGCGTGTCCCGAAGATGATGCTTTGCATGTGGATATTTTGAATATGAGGGTATTTAGTTCCACAAAAGAAGGCTTTGCGAAAAGAATGGGCATGGAAAAGCCGGAGAAGAATAATGATTGA
- a CDS encoding TIGR01212 family radical SAM protein, with protein sequence MLKESLPYYSYRDYLTQRYGEPLFRVPIDLELGCPNRRPDGSGGCTFCPENGARAVQTLDVSGTEAQLAAGISFAKRRYKARRFMLYIQAYTGTFASVIEQKKKYSELLEAYPFDAISIGTRPDCLSKATLEYLEELNKTLDVFVELGVQTIHNKTLERINRQHDWQASLDAIAALKAHNIKVCAHIIVGLPGEDREHYIQTVKTLASLNLDGIKIHNLHIIKNTQLAKEYLAQPFPVMDEHEYAQILIELIRRLPPDLPLMRFATDTPEKEIVAPKWHMSKGQFSEYVTEQMRLRGYRQGDLFEAGNEEPQSLMPTVFECKDGSYTFWNEMFRDYYHPRSGARKQAAELFLQESSLRERLKNGPVRLLDIGFGMGYNSLLACEMAHSLALHPLEIHAVDQDRRVILQSADIIKNVLDEKLAWALILKELYKNGIYTSEYFNISLHNSDVRYALEQQKGEFDVIFLDPFIERSNCRMVTLELFKHLKKILKSDGVLVYSGTHTASLSAMADAGFCLTAAGKPKSDIHGIVAKHKGPSLECKNVLPYRDPYGVWTDRKIRQYREEEIKKQQH encoded by the coding sequence ATGCTCAAAGAGAGCCTGCCATACTATTCCTACCGTGATTATTTGACGCAAAGATACGGCGAACCTCTTTTTCGTGTCCCCATCGATCTGGAGCTTGGCTGCCCCAACAGACGGCCCGATGGATCGGGGGGATGTACATTTTGCCCCGAAAACGGTGCCAGAGCCGTTCAAACGCTCGATGTCAGCGGCACTGAAGCGCAGTTAGCGGCGGGGATTTCCTTTGCAAAAAGGCGCTACAAGGCACGCCGCTTTATGCTCTATATCCAAGCCTATACCGGCACCTTCGCCTCTGTTATCGAACAGAAAAAAAAATATTCCGAACTCCTGGAAGCTTATCCTTTTGATGCCATCAGTATCGGCACCAGGCCTGATTGCCTCTCAAAAGCAACACTCGAGTACCTTGAGGAACTCAACAAAACACTCGATGTTTTTGTCGAGCTTGGCGTACAAACGATCCACAACAAAACTCTTGAGCGCATTAACCGCCAGCACGACTGGCAAGCAAGTCTTGATGCCATTGCTGCGCTCAAAGCCCACAATATCAAAGTCTGTGCGCATATCATTGTAGGACTGCCCGGCGAAGATCGCGAACATTACATCCAAACAGTCAAAACACTTGCTTCGCTCAACCTTGACGGCATCAAAATCCACAATTTGCATATCATTAAAAATACCCAGCTTGCCAAAGAATATCTTGCCCAACCGTTTCCTGTGATGGATGAGCATGAATACGCCCAAATCCTTATCGAGCTTATCCGCCGCTTACCCCCCGACTTGCCATTGATGCGTTTTGCAACCGATACTCCCGAAAAAGAGATTGTTGCGCCAAAATGGCATATGAGTAAAGGGCAGTTTTCGGAATATGTCACAGAACAGATGAGATTGCGCGGCTACCGCCAGGGAGACCTTTTTGAAGCAGGAAATGAAGAGCCCCAATCGCTTATGCCAACTGTTTTTGAATGCAAAGACGGAAGCTATACTTTTTGGAACGAAATGTTCCGTGATTATTATCACCCAAGATCGGGAGCCAGAAAGCAGGCCGCCGAACTTTTTTTGCAAGAATCTTCATTAAGAGAAAGGCTAAAAAACGGACCTGTGCGACTGCTTGATATCGGATTTGGAATGGGGTACAACAGCTTGCTTGCATGCGAAATGGCTCATAGCTTGGCACTTCACCCCCTCGAAATTCACGCCGTCGATCAAGATCGCAGGGTTATTCTTCAAAGTGCGGATATCATAAAAAATGTTCTTGATGAAAAGCTGGCATGGGCGCTGATCCTAAAAGAACTCTACAAAAACGGTATATACACTTCAGAATACTTTAATATAAGTCTCCATAACAGCGATGTCCGATATGCTCTTGAACAGCAAAAGGGGGAGTTTGATGTGATCTTTTTGGATCCGTTTATCGAACGGTCCAACTGTAGAATGGTAACACTTGAACTTTTTAAACATTTAAAGAAAATTCTTAAAAGCGACGGGGTGCTTGTCTACTCAGGAACCCATACGGCGTCTCTTTCGGCTATGGCTGATGCAGGTTTTTGTCTCACCGCTGCCGGCAAACCAAAAAGTGATATACACGGCATTGTTGCCAAACACAAGGGGCCTTCTTTGGAATGCAAAAACGTCCTGCCTTACCGCGACCCCTATGGTGTCTGGACGGACCGCAAGATCCGCCAGTACCGGGAAGAAGAAATCAAAAAACAACAGCACTAA